One Gossypium raimondii isolate GPD5lz chromosome 3, ASM2569854v1, whole genome shotgun sequence genomic window carries:
- the LOC105794944 gene encoding transcription factor bHLH117: protein MKMEEYDFCSTLHPLHSYAPSPFTSSVHNPEFNNMMINSHEPKLFNDPNLRSLFPLPYEPDGPCCFFTPDPDPDPIFPSLPLPDLDFSLFSSDIPDPAGHPLLNLPSPPLFLSDLRPLHRLPPLSASSTPKSKRTRLDLVLSHSDNNPQTLDSIVKSFNAPPPPPPIIPHSELARKRRQKRSDKTRCLQKLMPWDKKMDMATMLQEAYKYIRFLQAQVSILQSMPITSSFVSITQHLNNASFEVDFAGLERLNRQQLLQVLINSPMAQTMLCSQGLCVFATEQLVSLNKAKERKTMLQQFLFGRESDRLSDIAFVCACDEY from the coding sequence ATGAAAATGGAGGAATACGATTTCTGTTCCACTCTTCATCCACTTCACTCTTACGCTCCTTCACCTTTCACTTCTAGTGTTCATAATCCCGAGTTCAACAACATGATGATAAACTCCCATGAACCCAAGTTGTTCAACGACCCCAATCTCCGATCTCTCTTCCCTCTACCCTATGAACCCGACGGCCCTTGTTGCTTCTTCACCCCAGACCCTGATCCAGACCCTATCTTCCCTTCTCTCCCCCTCCCTGATCTCGACTTCTCCCTTTTCTCCTCCGATATCCCTGACCCAGCCGGCCACCCTCTTCTTAacctcccctcccctcccctctTCCTTTCTGACCTCCGCCCCCTCCACCGTCTTCCTCCTCTCTCCGCCTCTTCCACTCCCAAATCCAAACGCACTCGTCTCGACTTAGTCCTTTCCCACTCCGACAACAACCCTCAAACACTCGACTCCATCGTCAAGAGCTTCAAcgctcctcctcctcctcctccaatAATCCCTCACAGCGAGCTCGCCCGAAAGCGGAGGCAAAAGCGTAGCGACAAGACCCGTTGTCTCCAAAAGCTAATGCCATGGGACAAGAAGATGGATATGGCCACCATGCTCCAAGAGGCTTATAAGTACATCCGCTTCTTGCAAGCTCAAGTCTCCATTCTCCAATCCATGCCCATCACTTCCAGCTTTGTGTCCATCACCCAACATCTTAACAATGCTTCTTTTGAAGTCGACTTTGCTGGGTTGGAAAGGCTGAACCGGCAACAGCTTTTGCAGGTGTTGATTAACTCTCCAATGGCTCAAACCATGCTTTGTTCACAGGGTCTTTGCGTTTTTGCTACTGAGCAGTTGGTTTCGCTTAACAAGGCCAAGGAAAGGAAAACCATGCTTCAACAATTTCTCTTTG